A window of the Lactuca sativa cultivar Salinas chromosome 5, Lsat_Salinas_v11, whole genome shotgun sequence genome harbors these coding sequences:
- the LOC128126031 gene encoding uncharacterized protein LOC128126031 encodes MAEEHDQLRNVEVQSNFDVEGDHEENDGDDDFLRDMDFSSFDNEEFPLNLNLDHDDLVVQTTTESRVANDVLNTMPPTSRLMVESSSHKDAVSGIPPSDTTILTSTPSSNDPTQTQTSLPPVKRRRLDPRHGFLVQDQAPQAPSTVVTTTITVPPVLTEEGPSITFETGGSSVVLEYSPTRHSLDEASISLKNKLFEALEINSSLCFNNRMVLMWFDKWLLKEHISSEPHNLNLAGFFQLAVPFHIDDQALLYMGTRKIFLQEAGGLSYQHEKYHVPIIHTDIRTSNILLDRELQQKIANFGLIRLLPEDTTHLSTKFSGTLTIAVHFTNPFHVSTRVADKCSDGTLLLQVILHSQVKANLTIHDSWLDLKDGFTLAGESQSNGRPTSAFFPLVVPSTSRAGIL; translated from the exons ATGGCAGAAGAGCATGACCAACTACGAAATGTGGAGGTTCAAAGTAACTTTGATGTAGAGGGTGATCATGAAgaaaatgatggtgatgatgattttCTCAGAGACATGGATTTTTCTAGCTTTGACAATGAAGAATTCCCACTTAATCTTAATCTGGATCATGACGACCTAG TTGTTCAAACAACAACCGAGTCTAGGGTTGCTAATGACGTTCTTAACACAATGCCTCCTACATCAAGATTGATGGTAGAATCTTCAAGCCATAAGGATGCAGTTTCAGGGATTCCTCCCTCTGATACAACTATTCTTACATCTACACCATCTTCTAATGATCCGACACAGACACAGACCTCTCTGCCTCCTGTGAAAAGAAGGCGTCTTGATCCGAGGCATGGATTTCTTGTTCAAGATCAAGCACCTCAAGCTCCATCCACAGTCGTCACCACAACAATTACTGTACCACCCGTTCTTACCGAAGAAGGCCCAAGCATCACGTTTGAAACAGGTGGGTCATCTGTTGTCCTAGAATACTCCCCCACAAGGCATTCGCTAGATGAAGCCTCCATCAG CTTGAAGAACAAACTGTTTGAAGCCTTGGAGATAAATTCCAGTCTCTGTTTCAACAACCGGATG GTTTT gATGTGGTTTGACAAATGGTTGTTGAAGGAGCACATAAGTTCAGAGCCACACAACCTCAACTTG GCTGGATTTTTTCAA CTAGCTGTCCCTTTCCACATTGACGATCAAGCTCTTTTATATATGGGTACCAGAAAGATTTTCTTACAGGAAGCAGGGGGTCTTTCATATCAACATGAAAAGTACCATGTTCCAATCATCCATACAGATATAAGAACTAGCAACATTCTACTTGATAGAGAATTGCAGCAAAAAATAGCAAATTTTGGGCTTATAAGACTGCTACCAGAAGATACGACTCATCTTAGCACAAAATTCTCAGGGACTTT GACTATAGCTGTTCACTTCACCAACCCATTCCATGTCAGCACACGTGTAGCAGATAAATGCAGTGATGGCACCTTGCTTTTGCAG GTGATACTCCACTCACAAGTGAAGGCTAACTTAACCATACACGATTCTTGGCTGGACCTAAAAGACGGTTTTACCCTTGCTGGTGAAAGTCAAAGTAATGGAAGACCAACATCCGCCTTCTTTCCACTTGTAGTTCCTTCTACATCAAGAGCCGGAATCTT atgA
- the LOC111910164 gene encoding trafficking protein particle complex II-specific subunit 130 homolog — MNPDSDTILNIKYKISGDRNHGSHTPMFEDESSQMLTFKSALVLQRPVLEPCLAVGFLPLPPEGLRVGQLFTMKWRVERLKYLEDEQYDEVVYEINANFENWMIAGRKRGHAPLSTKQGSRIEISILCVPLVAGYIRPPQLELPDIGEGNISCNPAGPHLVCVSPPPLSSSFCIPIPIPA; from the exons ATGAATCCTGATAGTGATacgatattaaatataaaatataaaatatctgGGGATAGAAATCATGGATCGCATACTCCTATGTTTGAGGATGAGTCTTCACAGATGTTGACTTTTAAGAGTGCTCTTGTTTTACAAAGACCAGTGTTGGAACCTTGTTTGGCAGTTGGTTTTCTTCCCCTTCCTCCAGAAGGCCTTAGAGTCGGCCAGCTTTTTACTATGAAGTGGCGAGTTGAAAGGTTGAAGTATCTCGAGGACGAACAATAC GATGAGGTAGTATATGAAATAAACGCAAATTTTGAAAACTGGATGATTGCTGGGAGGAAGCGAGGCCATGCACCTCTCTCCACAAAGCAAG GTTCACGAATAGAGATTTCAATCCTATGCGTGCCATTGGTTGCTGGGTACATACGGCCCCCACAACTGGAGTTACCGGACATTGGTGAGGGTAATATTAGTTGCAACCCAGCTGGGCCCCACTTGGTCTGTGTTTCCCCTCCACCTCTCAGCTCCTCCTTCTGTATTCCCATTCCCATTCCTGCCTAG